Proteins encoded in a region of the Salinicoccus sp. RF5 genome:
- a CDS encoding amino acid ABC transporter ATP-binding protein, translating to MMEPIVQYKDVHKSFGDTHVLKGINLDIYPTEKIAIIGPSGSGKTTIIRLLMTLEEPSEGDIIVAGENLWKMESGGKMKTANEKHLRSVRKNIGMVFQHFNLFPHKTILDNCVTPLVQVKKLKKAEAVELSKQMLDRVGLGDKYEAYPSNLSGGQKQRVAMARALVMKPKIMLFDEVTSALDPELVGEVLEVIRDLAEQDDMAMVLVTHEMDFALEIADRVLFLDDGVIAESGTADEVINKSDNPRLQDFLRRFRKEEV from the coding sequence ATAATGGAACCCATCGTACAATACAAAGACGTCCATAAGTCATTCGGTGATACACATGTTCTGAAGGGCATAAATCTTGATATATACCCGACTGAGAAGATTGCGATCATCGGCCCGAGCGGCTCGGGGAAGACCACAATCATCCGCCTGCTGATGACACTTGAGGAGCCGAGTGAAGGGGACATCATCGTCGCTGGAGAAAATCTATGGAAGATGGAATCAGGGGGCAAGATGAAGACGGCAAACGAAAAGCACCTTCGGTCAGTAAGGAAGAATATCGGCATGGTCTTCCAGCACTTCAACCTCTTCCCGCATAAGACCATACTGGACAACTGCGTCACTCCGCTTGTCCAGGTCAAGAAGCTGAAAAAAGCGGAAGCCGTGGAGCTCTCCAAACAGATGCTCGACCGGGTAGGGCTTGGTGACAAATATGAAGCCTATCCATCCAATCTCTCCGGGGGTCAGAAGCAGCGTGTCGCCATGGCTCGCGCATTGGTCATGAAGCCGAAAATCATGCTGTTCGATGAAGTCACTTCAGCACTCGATCCGGAACTTGTAGGGGAAGTGCTCGAAGTCATCCGTGACCTCGCAGAACAGGATGATATGGCCATGGTGCTCGTCACACACGAAATGGACTTCGCACTGGAAATAGCAGACCGCGTCCTCTTCCTGGATGACGGGGTCATTGCTGAATCCGGAACCGCCGATGAGGTCATCAACAAGTCAGACAACCCAAGACTCCAGGATTTCCTGAGGAGATTCAGAAAAGAAGAAGTAT
- the ehuD gene encoding ectoine/hydroxyectoine ABC transporter permease subunit EhuD, producing the protein MSATYWSWETFFNAFPIILEGLKITLGLTVASYLLALVAGFVWLLLESTPVKPFNFIVYWIKEFIRSTPPIVQIFFLYFAWPMVPYVGTSFTPFVAAMLALGIHFSTYISEVYRSGIESVDKGQWEASTALNFSTRDKWTKIVLPQALPPTIPMLGNYLIILFKEVPLAATIGVVGILSIARSYGAQTWSYIEPLTIVALLFLLLSYPSALLIRRLENKMNRRFETKQKKVKVTE; encoded by the coding sequence ATGTCAGCAACATATTGGAGTTGGGAAACATTCTTCAATGCATTTCCAATCATACTGGAGGGACTCAAGATCACATTGGGCCTCACTGTGGCCAGTTACCTGCTTGCGTTGGTTGCAGGGTTCGTCTGGCTGCTCCTCGAGTCCACACCAGTCAAACCATTCAATTTCATCGTCTATTGGATAAAAGAGTTCATACGATCCACGCCGCCGATTGTGCAGATTTTCTTCCTGTACTTTGCGTGGCCGATGGTACCGTATGTAGGAACATCCTTCACACCCTTCGTCGCAGCCATGCTGGCACTTGGAATCCATTTTTCCACCTATATCAGTGAGGTGTACCGTTCCGGTATAGAAAGCGTGGACAAGGGACAGTGGGAAGCGTCGACCGCACTCAACTTCTCGACGCGCGACAAATGGACGAAGATCGTCCTGCCGCAGGCACTGCCGCCGACGATACCGATGCTCGGAAACTACCTGATCATACTGTTCAAGGAAGTACCGCTTGCAGCAACCATCGGGGTGGTCGGCATACTGAGCATCGCACGGAGCTATGGTGCACAGACATGGTCCTATATTGAACCGTTGACCATCGTCGCGCTGCTGTTCCTGCTGCTCAGCTATCCTTCTGCACTGCTGATCAGAAGACTTGAAAATAAAATGAATCGTCGATTCGAGACTAAGCAAAAGAAAGTGAAGGTGACCGAATAA
- the ehuC gene encoding ectoine/hydroxyectoine ABC transporter permease subunit EhuC, with protein MFDTGVNILTYLSQGAWTTISIFLMATFFSFVMAFIAGLSRLAKNPFIRGFTTLYVEIFRGTSLIVQLFWLYYAVPMLFNIDLGSNWWVGVVAIALNYGAYMSEVVRSSILSIDKGQTEASVALNLSRFQRMRHIILPQALRLMLPEFGNYSIQILKGTALVSLIGLTDILYYGDIYRSSNLSEGPLAYFMVLVMYFIIALPLIWLSKKGEKISKRGVAS; from the coding sequence ATGTTTGATACCGGGGTGAACATACTGACCTACCTGTCCCAGGGTGCATGGACGACCATCAGCATATTTCTGATGGCCACGTTCTTCTCTTTCGTAATGGCATTCATCGCCGGCCTTTCACGGTTGGCGAAAAATCCATTCATTCGTGGCTTCACTACATTATATGTTGAAATCTTCCGGGGGACTTCGCTGATTGTCCAGCTCTTCTGGCTCTACTATGCCGTGCCGATGCTGTTCAATATCGACCTTGGAAGCAACTGGTGGGTAGGGGTCGTTGCCATTGCACTGAACTACGGGGCGTATATGTCGGAAGTGGTCAGAAGTTCCATTCTGTCCATCGACAAGGGCCAGACGGAGGCGAGTGTTGCACTGAATCTTTCAAGATTCCAGCGCATGAGGCATATCATACTGCCCCAGGCACTCAGGCTGATGCTGCCCGAGTTCGGAAACTATTCAATACAGATACTTAAAGGTACAGCCCTCGTCTCACTGATCGGTCTGACCGACATACTCTACTACGGGGACATATATCGGTCATCGAATCTTTCAGAAGGACCACTGGCCTATTTCATGGTACTGGTAATGTACTTCATCATCGCACTGCCGCTCATCTGGCTTTCCAAAAAAGGTGAGAAAATCTCCAAGAGAGGGGTGGCGAGCTGA
- the ehuB gene encoding ectoine/hydroxyectoine ABC transporter substrate-binding protein EhuB — MLGLVLVLAACGNGGSEDSGSGEGESGGESGKLAELQESGTVNIGFANEPPYAYEDSESGELEGAAIDIATAVFQEMGIDNVEGHLTDWGELIPGVQAGQYDVITAGMAILPDRCENALFAEPEMQYGEGLVVQAGNPQDIHSYADIADNPDVTVALMEGTTQFDFLDQEGVDPSQIMSVGDIPAQLSAVQSGNADVTAATEATLRAAYESLDSDDVEIVEDFEQPDIEGIPSFGAAAFNLEDEELRTAYNDALETLKEDGTIDEILDESQGFTAENNRVEVGEVTTEQLCEGE; from the coding sequence ATGCTTGGGCTTGTTCTCGTACTCGCAGCCTGCGGTAATGGAGGCTCGGAAGACAGCGGGTCCGGAGAAGGGGAATCCGGTGGAGAATCAGGAAAGCTTGCTGAACTTCAGGAAAGCGGGACTGTGAACATCGGATTTGCGAATGAACCGCCTTATGCTTATGAAGATTCAGAGAGCGGAGAACTTGAAGGGGCCGCAATAGACATAGCGACAGCGGTGTTCCAGGAAATGGGCATCGACAATGTGGAAGGGCACCTGACGGACTGGGGCGAACTGATTCCGGGCGTACAGGCCGGACAGTATGATGTCATCACTGCCGGTATGGCGATCCTGCCGGACCGTTGTGAAAATGCACTGTTTGCAGAACCTGAAATGCAGTACGGTGAAGGGCTCGTGGTACAAGCGGGCAACCCGCAAGATATCCACAGCTATGCGGATATCGCCGACAACCCTGACGTGACGGTGGCACTTATGGAAGGAACGACACAGTTCGACTTCCTCGATCAGGAGGGTGTAGATCCAAGCCAGATCATGTCGGTCGGAGACATACCTGCACAGCTTTCAGCAGTACAATCCGGTAACGCGGATGTGACAGCGGCGACTGAAGCAACGCTCAGGGCAGCATATGAATCACTGGATAGTGACGATGTGGAAATCGTCGAAGATTTCGAGCAGCCTGATATCGAGGGTATACCAAGCTTCGGTGCAGCAGCATTCAACCTTGAGGATGAAGAGCTCCGCACTGCATATAACGATGCACTCGAAACGCTGAAGGAAGATGGCACAATCGATGAGATTCTCGATGAATCCCAAGGCTTCACTGCAGAAAACAACAGAGTGGAAGTCGGAGAAGTGACAACCGAGCAGCTGTGTGAAGGCGAATAA
- the clpB gene encoding ATP-dependent chaperone ClpB produces the protein MDINRMTYSVQSIIERAQSISVDLKLQSIEVEAVMKALFTIDESMARDVLERANIDVDALLTKYDEKLSKYNVVKGDNVQYGQYMSNGFTQVVNRAEKIMGEMKDEYISVEHMLMAGIETEPILKETVGNKGEVIREIINKVRGGNHVTTQNPEVQYEVLEKYGRDLVEEVRSGNVDPVIGRDEEIRNSIRILSRKRKNNPVLIGEPGVGKTAIVEGLAQRIVRKDVPDSLLDKTIFELDLSALVAGAKYRGEFEERLKAVLKEVKESEGRIILFIDEIHMLVGAGKTEGAMDAGNMLKPMLARGELHCIGATTLNEYREYIEKDSALERRFQKVQIPEPDVEDTISILRGLKERYEVHHGVRITDRALVAAAELSDRYITDRFLPDKAIDLMDQASATIRTEMGSNPTELDQINRRVMQLEIEEQALKSEDDSVSRTRLEELQKELSEAREAQQSLAQRVEKEKGQIQKVNDKREELDRTRQELEEAENNYELEKAAELRHGRLPQLERELSELEAALQEESAGENRIIREVVTEDEIGYIVSQWTGIPVTKLVETEKDKLLKLSDILHERVVGQDEAVDLVADAVIRARAGIKDPNRPTGSFLFLGPTGVGKTELAKTLAATMFDSEKHMIRIDMSEYMERHAVSRLIGAPPGYVGHEEGGQLTEAIRRQPYSVILLDEVEKAHTDVFNILLQLLDEGRLTDSKGRSVDFRNTIIIMTSNIGSNHLLDTVMEDGEISEGTKDIVMKEVHQHFKPEIINRMDDIVIFSPLSRENMKLITDKLINDLNRRLTDQHMTVEVTDAVKDWISEEAYEPQFGARPLKRFIQRHIETPLARKLIEADMSEGINVKIDYRDGALQFEM, from the coding sequence ATGGATATCAACAGGATGACGTACAGCGTGCAGTCCATCATCGAACGGGCACAGTCGATCTCAGTCGACCTGAAGCTCCAGTCGATCGAGGTGGAAGCTGTCATGAAGGCGCTCTTCACCATTGATGAAAGCATGGCGCGGGATGTGCTGGAACGGGCGAACATCGATGTGGATGCACTGCTCACGAAATATGATGAAAAACTGTCGAAGTACAATGTGGTCAAGGGAGACAATGTCCAATATGGGCAGTACATGTCGAACGGCTTCACACAGGTAGTGAACAGGGCAGAGAAGATCATGGGCGAAATGAAGGATGAATACATCTCGGTCGAACACATGCTCATGGCAGGCATCGAGACGGAACCGATCCTGAAGGAGACCGTCGGAAACAAGGGTGAAGTGATCAGGGAGATCATCAACAAAGTAAGAGGGGGAAATCATGTGACAACACAAAATCCGGAAGTGCAATATGAAGTTTTGGAAAAATATGGACGTGACCTCGTCGAGGAAGTCCGGAGCGGCAATGTGGATCCCGTCATCGGGCGCGATGAGGAAATCCGCAACTCCATCCGCATACTGAGCAGAAAACGCAAGAACAACCCGGTCCTGATCGGGGAGCCGGGCGTCGGCAAGACGGCGATCGTTGAAGGGCTCGCCCAACGCATCGTGCGCAAGGACGTCCCGGACAGCCTGCTTGATAAGACGATATTTGAACTCGATCTTTCTGCGCTTGTCGCCGGTGCGAAGTACCGCGGTGAATTCGAGGAACGCCTGAAGGCTGTACTCAAGGAAGTGAAGGAGTCGGAAGGGCGGATCATCCTCTTCATCGATGAGATCCATATGCTGGTGGGCGCCGGCAAGACTGAAGGTGCGATGGATGCCGGCAATATGCTGAAGCCGATGCTCGCCCGAGGGGAACTCCACTGCATCGGGGCCACCACACTGAATGAATACCGCGAATATATCGAAAAGGACTCCGCCCTGGAACGCCGCTTCCAGAAGGTACAGATACCGGAACCCGATGTCGAGGATACGATTTCCATCCTCCGCGGGCTCAAGGAGCGCTATGAGGTGCACCACGGGGTGCGGATCACCGATCGCGCCCTCGTTGCAGCGGCTGAACTGTCCGACCGGTACATTACGGACAGGTTCCTGCCGGACAAGGCGATCGACCTGATGGACCAGGCGAGCGCCACGATACGGACGGAGATGGGCTCGAATCCAACCGAGCTCGACCAGATCAACCGCCGCGTCATGCAGCTTGAAATCGAGGAGCAGGCCTTGAAGTCGGAGGATGATTCCGTATCAAGGACACGGCTTGAAGAACTGCAGAAGGAATTGTCCGAAGCACGTGAAGCCCAGCAGTCCCTCGCTCAGCGTGTGGAGAAGGAAAAAGGACAGATCCAGAAGGTCAACGATAAGCGTGAGGAACTCGACCGTACACGCCAGGAGCTCGAGGAGGCCGAAAACAACTATGAGCTTGAAAAGGCCGCAGAACTCCGGCACGGCAGGCTGCCGCAGCTCGAGCGTGAACTCTCAGAGCTGGAAGCGGCCCTCCAGGAGGAAAGCGCCGGGGAGAACCGGATCATCCGTGAAGTGGTGACGGAGGATGAAATCGGCTACATCGTCAGCCAGTGGACCGGTATACCGGTAACGAAGCTCGTCGAAACCGAAAAGGATAAACTGTTGAAGCTGTCCGATATACTTCATGAACGTGTAGTCGGGCAGGATGAGGCGGTTGACCTCGTTGCCGATGCTGTCATAAGGGCACGGGCCGGCATCAAGGATCCGAACCGGCCGACCGGCAGCTTCCTATTCCTCGGCCCGACCGGTGTCGGCAAGACGGAACTCGCTAAGACGCTGGCGGCGACGATGTTCGATTCCGAGAAGCACATGATCCGCATCGATATGAGTGAATACATGGAACGGCATGCCGTCTCCAGGCTCATCGGTGCACCGCCGGGATATGTCGGACATGAGGAGGGCGGCCAGCTGACGGAAGCCATCCGCCGCCAGCCGTACTCCGTCATCCTGCTGGATGAAGTGGAGAAGGCCCACACGGATGTCTTCAACATCCTGCTCCAGCTGCTGGACGAAGGCCGCCTGACGGATTCGAAGGGAAGGTCGGTCGACTTCAGGAATACGATCATCATCATGACATCGAATATCGGCTCGAACCATCTGCTCGATACGGTGATGGAGGATGGGGAGATTTCCGAAGGCACGAAGGACATCGTCATGAAGGAGGTCCATCAGCACTTCAAACCTGAAATCATCAACCGCATGGATGACATCGTCATCTTCAGCCCGCTGTCCAGGGAGAACATGAAGCTTATTACAGACAAGCTGATCAACGACCTGAACAGACGCCTCACAGACCAGCATATGACCGTTGAAGTCACGGATGCGGTTAAGGATTGGATATCTGAAGAGGCCTATGAACCGCAATTCGGTGCACGTCCGCTCAAGCGCTTCATCCAGCGCCACATCGAAACACCGCTTGCAAGGAAGCTCATTGAAGCGGATATGTCGGAAGGCATCAATGTAAAGATAGACTACCGAGACGGCGCGCTGCAATTTGAGATGTAG
- a CDS encoding undecaprenyl-diphosphate phosphatase gives MDILEIIRYIFLGLLQGFTEPIPVSSSGHLVIAREIFGIEAKGLSFEILLNTASLIAILFIYRLDITAIIVNLSRFLFKGARDEEAVEDFRYTIYLIIATIPVGVLGILLKDIIGDNVSMLTVGMMLFITGLALWFIKNKRGVKRDGDLSIKDAIIVGLAQCVALMPGVSRSGAALVGSMAVGMNQKNALRFVFLLYIPVSLGTALISVGDLVNDPEIISLAIPYALAFIASIIATYFGLKWLQGVMERGNLAIFTYYCFALGSFAILYHLFIL, from the coding sequence ATGGATATCTTGGAAATTATCCGTTACATATTTTTGGGGCTGCTGCAGGGGTTCACTGAACCGATTCCTGTATCATCCAGCGGCCATCTCGTCATCGCCCGGGAAATCTTCGGGATAGAGGCCAAGGGCCTGTCGTTCGAAATACTGCTGAATACCGCATCACTCATTGCGATACTCTTCATCTACCGTCTGGACATCACTGCAATCATCGTCAATCTGAGCCGCTTCCTGTTCAAAGGGGCCAGGGATGAAGAAGCGGTCGAGGACTTCCGCTATACCATCTATCTGATCATCGCCACCATCCCGGTCGGTGTCCTCGGCATCCTGCTGAAGGACATCATCGGGGACAATGTCTCCATGCTGACCGTCGGAATGATGCTGTTCATCACCGGCCTCGCACTCTGGTTCATCAAGAACAAGCGGGGCGTGAAGCGCGACGGCGACCTGAGCATCAAGGATGCCATCATCGTCGGGCTGGCCCAGTGCGTTGCACTGATGCCAGGCGTGAGCCGCAGCGGTGCCGCACTCGTCGGTTCAATGGCTGTAGGCATGAACCAGAAGAACGCCCTCAGGTTCGTATTCCTGCTCTACATCCCCGTATCGCTCGGCACGGCACTGATCTCCGTCGGGGACCTCGTGAACGACCCCGAGATCATATCGCTGGCCATTCCCTATGCGCTTGCATTCATCGCCAGCATCATCGCCACATACTTCGGCCTGAAGTGGCTTCAGGGGGTCATGGAGCGCGGAAATCTCGCCATCTTCACCTATTACTGTTTTGCACTCGGTTCATTCGCCATCCTGTATCATCTATTCATACTGTAG
- a CDS encoding metal-sulfur cluster assembly factor, whose translation MDKAMEESMMGALENVIDPELGIDIVNLGLVYGVHLDEDGNAGVEMTLTSMGCPMGPQIVDQVKTALSELPEVKETEVNIVWNPPWDKDKMSRYAKIALGVS comes from the coding sequence ATGGATAAAGCAATGGAAGAAAGCATGATGGGTGCCCTTGAGAACGTCATCGACCCGGAACTCGGCATCGATATCGTCAACCTCGGACTCGTCTATGGTGTGCATCTTGATGAAGATGGCAACGCAGGTGTTGAAATGACACTTACCTCCATGGGCTGCCCGATGGGACCACAGATTGTGGATCAGGTCAAAACTGCACTCTCTGAACTTCCCGAAGTCAAAGAGACGGAAGTAAATATCGTATGGAATCCACCATGGGACAAAGATAAAATGAGCCGTTACGCCAAGATTGCACTCGGTGTGAGCTAG
- a CDS encoding Cof-type HAD-IIB family hydrolase, which produces MEKHLICLDLDGTLLTDDKAISPFTKKVLLELKTHGHEIMISTGRPYRASEPYYRELGMNTPIVNFNGAFVHHPQDLYFKTVHEELDLEVAQEIVKRVPDLNIQNIIAEVKDNVYIHYHDEVLFEAFSMGNPQVKIGDLTQNIDSGPTTILIQAEEPEVPAIRQALDDLFAETIEHRRWGAPYPVIEIVKKGINKAVGVDYCRGYLGIDQKYTIAFGDEDNDTEMLRYVEHGVAMGNAIDEIRTVADYMTDTNNDDGIGQFLNDFFKLKL; this is translated from the coding sequence ATGGAAAAGCATCTTATATGTTTGGACCTGGATGGGACGCTGCTGACCGACGACAAGGCGATCAGCCCATTCACCAAAAAAGTACTACTTGAACTCAAGACCCACGGCCATGAAATCATGATCTCGACCGGCCGCCCCTATAGAGCAAGCGAACCCTACTACCGGGAACTTGGCATGAATACGCCGATCGTCAATTTCAACGGCGCCTTCGTCCACCATCCCCAGGATCTGTACTTCAAGACAGTTCATGAAGAACTCGACCTCGAAGTCGCCCAGGAGATCGTCAAGCGTGTGCCGGATTTGAACATCCAGAACATCATCGCCGAAGTGAAGGACAATGTCTATATCCACTACCATGACGAGGTGCTCTTCGAAGCCTTCAGCATGGGGAACCCACAGGTCAAGATCGGCGACCTGACCCAGAACATCGACTCCGGCCCGACGACCATACTGATCCAGGCTGAGGAGCCGGAGGTGCCGGCCATAAGGCAGGCACTGGATGACCTGTTCGCCGAAACGATCGAACACCGTCGCTGGGGTGCGCCCTATCCAGTCATAGAGATCGTCAAGAAGGGCATCAACAAGGCGGTCGGAGTCGACTACTGCCGGGGCTACCTCGGCATCGACCAGAAGTACACGATCGCCTTCGGCGATGAGGACAACGACACCGAAATGCTCCGCTATGTCGAGCATGGGGTGGCGATGGGCAATGCCATCGATGAAATCAGGACAGTGGCCGACTACATGACGGACACCAACAACGACGACGGCATTGGCCAGTTCCTGAATGACTTTTTCAAATTGAAACTATAA
- a CDS encoding DegV family protein has translation MQLIADSCSDISVEELDRMEIEMVPLKITIDDRDYLDQFDISSTEVLDAISEGKRPLTSQANPEDFTKVFQKYVDRKEPLLYIAFSSELSGTYQSAVIARDTILDDHPDADITIIDTKAASYGLGLIVERAHSYVESGLSKDEIISKVEKDVKDIRHFFTVDDLDYLAKGGRLSKGQAFLGGLLNIKPLLHVEEGKLVPLEKHRGVKKVHSSMVKHLIADNVTREVHITQANAVEQAEQLKQKILDGTNITDVRISTIGPTISSHTGNGTVAMFYFNEGV, from the coding sequence ATGCAATTGATCGCAGACAGCTGTTCAGATATTTCCGTAGAGGAACTGGACAGGATGGAGATAGAAATGGTCCCCCTGAAGATTACGATTGATGACAGGGACTACCTGGACCAGTTCGACATTTCAAGTACGGAAGTACTCGATGCTATATCCGAGGGCAAACGCCCGTTGACGAGCCAGGCAAACCCGGAGGATTTCACAAAAGTCTTCCAGAAATACGTGGACCGGAAGGAACCTCTGCTCTACATCGCCTTCTCGAGTGAACTTTCCGGGACATACCAGAGTGCCGTAATCGCCAGGGATACGATTCTCGATGATCATCCCGATGCCGACATCACCATCATCGATACGAAGGCCGCAAGCTATGGCCTTGGACTCATCGTGGAGCGTGCCCACAGCTATGTGGAGTCAGGACTCTCCAAAGATGAGATCATTTCCAAAGTGGAAAAGGATGTCAAGGACATCCGCCACTTCTTCACAGTGGACGACCTCGACTATCTGGCAAAAGGGGGGCGTCTGTCGAAAGGTCAGGCATTCCTCGGCGGCCTACTCAACATCAAGCCGCTGCTCCATGTCGAAGAGGGGAAACTCGTCCCGCTTGAGAAGCACCGCGGCGTCAAGAAGGTGCACAGCAGCATGGTCAAACATCTGATCGCCGATAATGTCACCCGTGAGGTGCATATCACCCAGGCCAATGCGGTAGAGCAGGCGGAACAGCTGAAGCAGAAGATACTCGACGGAACCAACATCACCGATGTCAGAATCAGCACAATCGGCCCGACGATCAGCAGTCACACCGGCAATGGCACGGTAGCAATGTTCTATTTCAATGAGGGAGTGTAG
- a CDS encoding CoA-disulfide reductase, protein MSKVIIVGGVAGGATTAAQLRRIDPEIDITIYEKGRDISYGNCGLPYHIGGEVEERDQLVAATPESFAERDVTVEIFHEVTAVDADNRTVQVKDIKNDRTFDAAYDYLILSPGGSPRLIPALLDVPQAFVLHSLEHLDEIKAHIEEKNITRAVVVGAGYIGLEMTENLVHRGIEVTLVHRDTEIYRPLESDMSDFFMEELKSRGVDVKLDTEIVDVSGETATLSNGEEIDAPMIIAGIGITPRTDFLEGSGIMLNDEGYICTDEHGRTNKEGVYAVGDAIETNYHHVDRPVHVALAWGAHRMAYVISNQISGDSSVCFEGLLGTNIMRFFDYDIATLGLTEPELADYPHFVVDHKQKNKAGYMSDSVPIHVRAYVGRDDGKILRAVVVGTEGVDKRIDILSAHIRLGGTAMDLANIEVAYSPPYSSPKSVLNMVGYKAIEKMKKIHE, encoded by the coding sequence ATGTCGAAAGTTATTATTGTAGGGGGCGTGGCTGGAGGCGCCACGACAGCCGCTCAGCTCAGGCGAATCGATCCGGAAATCGACATCACCATCTATGAAAAGGGCCGCGACATCAGCTACGGCAATTGCGGCCTGCCATATCACATCGGTGGGGAAGTCGAGGAACGCGACCAGCTGGTCGCAGCGACACCCGAAAGTTTTGCAGAACGCGATGTCACCGTCGAAATATTCCATGAGGTGACGGCAGTCGATGCGGATAACAGGACGGTACAGGTGAAAGATATCAAAAATGACCGCACGTTCGATGCAGCGTACGACTACCTGATCCTCTCCCCCGGCGGCTCCCCGCGCCTCATTCCAGCACTGCTTGATGTGCCCCAGGCCTTCGTCCTCCATTCCCTGGAGCACCTTGATGAAATCAAGGCCCACATCGAGGAGAAGAACATCACCCGTGCAGTCGTCGTCGGTGCCGGGTACATCGGTCTTGAGATGACCGAAAACCTTGTCCATCGCGGCATCGAGGTGACACTTGTGCACCGGGACACGGAAATCTATCGGCCGCTTGAATCCGATATGAGCGATTTCTTCATGGAGGAACTTAAATCACGCGGAGTCGATGTGAAACTGGATACGGAAATTGTCGATGTTTCAGGTGAGACTGCGACCCTCTCAAACGGTGAAGAAATCGATGCACCTATGATCATCGCAGGAATCGGCATCACGCCGCGTACAGATTTCCTTGAAGGGTCAGGCATCATGTTGAATGATGAAGGCTATATCTGCACAGATGAGCATGGCCGCACCAACAAGGAAGGTGTATATGCTGTCGGGGATGCAATTGAAACGAACTACCACCACGTAGACCGCCCGGTCCACGTGGCACTGGCATGGGGCGCCCACAGGATGGCATATGTCATCAGCAACCAGATCAGCGGTGACAGTTCGGTCTGCTTCGAGGGTCTGCTCGGCACCAACATCATGCGCTTCTTCGACTATGACATCGCCACGCTCGGACTGACCGAACCGGAGCTTGCGGACTATCCGCACTTCGTTGTGGACCATAAGCAGAAGAACAAGGCTGGATACATGTCGGACAGTGTCCCGATCCATGTCCGCGCCTATGTCGGCAGGGATGACGGCAAAATATTGCGTGCGGTGGTCGTCGGTACCGAAGGCGTCGACAAGCGTATCGACATCCTGTCCGCCCACATCCGCCTCGGTGGGACCGCCATGGATCTTGCCAACATCGAAGTCGCCTATTCCCCGCCATACTCAAGCCCGAAAAGCGTGCTCAACATGGTCGGATACAAGGCGATAGAGAAAATGAAGAAAATACATGAATAA